The following are encoded in a window of Fibrobacter sp. UWB13 genomic DNA:
- a CDS encoding DUF3078 domain-containing protein, which translates to MKKSLFAIGCAALISASTAFADGGMFEAWLPENMTADVVAAVKFTRMQFSNWKFEDGTSSYTWLFSYDADLKNHWNVADWRNKVNLALGYTWTDGYGKRKSSDKIFLETMLDFNVSEQVKPYIGARYESQFAKGYEYSEDDDGNEVKKAISCFMDPAYVTQMAGVGYFPNDNFSTRLGFANRMTISHGYGYADDGDTKKFEKFKDEPGLESITEFKYAFSDIVNFKSRLWAFVNFKGFDEIDGKWENLLAVSLSPLFEFQVGYDIAYDKDLDEDAQHKNTILVGVTWRWF; encoded by the coding sequence ATGAAAAAGTCATTATTCGCAATCGGTTGTGCAGCACTCATTTCTGCATCGACAGCTTTTGCTGACGGGGGCATGTTCGAAGCTTGGCTTCCCGAAAACATGACTGCTGATGTGGTCGCTGCCGTTAAGTTCACCCGTATGCAGTTCAGCAACTGGAAGTTCGAAGACGGTACTTCCTCTTACACATGGCTCTTCAGCTATGATGCTGATCTTAAGAACCACTGGAACGTTGCGGACTGGCGTAACAAGGTGAACCTCGCTCTTGGTTACACCTGGACAGACGGTTACGGCAAGCGCAAGTCTTCGGATAAGATCTTCCTCGAAACCATGCTTGACTTCAATGTCTCTGAACAGGTCAAGCCCTATATTGGCGCCCGCTATGAAAGCCAGTTTGCTAAGGGTTACGAGTATAGTGAAGATGACGACGGAAACGAAGTCAAGAAGGCTATTTCTTGCTTCATGGATCCGGCTTACGTCACGCAGATGGCCGGTGTCGGTTACTTCCCGAACGACAACTTCTCCACTCGTCTTGGCTTTGCAAACCGTATGACCATTTCTCACGGTTACGGCTACGCTGATGATGGCGATACTAAGAAATTCGAAAAGTTCAAGGATGAACCGGGTCTCGAAAGCATTACGGAATTCAAGTACGCTTTCTCCGACATCGTGAACTTCAAGAGCCGCCTCTGGGCATTCGTGAACTTCAAGGGTTTTGACGAAATCGATGGCAAGTGGGAAAACCTCCTCGCCGTGTCTCTTTCTCCGCTGTTTGAATTCCAGGTCGGCTACGATATCGCATACGACAAGGACTTGGATGAAGATGCTCAGCACAAGAACACGATTCTCGTCGGTGTGACCTGGCGCTGGTTCTAA
- a CDS encoding TIGR02147 family protein, translated as MKSVTEYEDYRIYMQDFYNERKRISSFSWREFTRASGFTSPTYLKLVCEGKTRLSPQGAEKVGMAMELAGFELEYFKSMVTYCHAKTDQERKIAYEAMLELASNNKVKIVDGDAFKYFQSWVHPVVRELAPVMPGATPSDIARRCCQGVSAAEVRESLEFMVRVGLLKKNGDTYEQADKHLKGLTSAVSLALRYMHREMAHFAEESINRFAPSERNFTGLTMGISAEDYNKILQELDVCRKKVAQIALNSHGTERVYRLNLQLFPLTWKEDKSNAQ; from the coding sequence ATGAAGTCGGTAACGGAATACGAAGACTACCGCATTTATATGCAGGACTTTTACAACGAGCGCAAGCGAATTTCGTCGTTTTCGTGGCGAGAATTTACACGCGCTTCGGGCTTTACGTCTCCGACTTATCTGAAACTGGTTTGTGAAGGCAAAACCCGTCTTTCGCCTCAAGGGGCAGAAAAGGTGGGAATGGCAATGGAGCTGGCTGGGTTCGAACTTGAGTATTTCAAGTCGATGGTCACTTACTGCCATGCTAAAACAGACCAGGAACGCAAAATCGCTTACGAAGCGATGCTCGAGTTGGCATCAAACAATAAGGTCAAAATTGTTGATGGCGATGCATTCAAGTATTTTCAATCTTGGGTACATCCGGTGGTGAGAGAGCTTGCTCCAGTCATGCCTGGGGCAACTCCGAGTGATATCGCAAGGCGCTGCTGCCAGGGAGTCTCTGCAGCGGAAGTCCGTGAGTCGCTCGAATTTATGGTACGAGTTGGGCTCCTGAAAAAGAATGGTGACACTTACGAGCAGGCGGACAAACACTTGAAAGGCTTGACTTCGGCGGTGTCGCTCGCTCTGCGTTACATGCATCGCGAAATGGCTCACTTTGCAGAAGAATCCATCAATCGCTTTGCACCCTCGGAGAGAAACTTTACGGGGCTCACTATGGGGATTTCTGCAGAAGACTATAACAAGATTTTGCAGGAACTCGATGTTTGCCGTAAAAAAGTGGCGCAAATTGCCCTGAACAGTCACGGGACCGAAAGGGTTTATAGGTTGAATTTACAGTTGTTTCCATTGACGTGGAAAGAGGATAAGTCCAATGCTCAGTAA
- the hisH gene encoding imidazole glycerol phosphate synthase subunit HisH produces the protein MAITVVDYNAGNLTSVMNALKFIGADAKVSRDPDEIAKATRLIFPGVGAAASAMETLTKTGIGEAIKAVVKAGNPVLGICIGCQIILEESEEDGGVKTLGLIPGRAVRFKDEPGLKIPHMGWNQVNFTREHPIMKGIRSGCDFYYVHSYYPQVPAEYSFAETTYGTQTFTGLLGKDNLIASQFHQEKSGEVGLAMLKNFCDWNI, from the coding sequence ATGGCTATTACTGTTGTGGATTACAATGCGGGCAACTTGACATCGGTGATGAACGCGCTCAAGTTTATTGGTGCTGACGCCAAGGTGAGCCGCGATCCAGACGAAATTGCAAAAGCGACGCGACTGATTTTTCCGGGCGTGGGCGCTGCAGCCTCGGCTATGGAAACCTTGACCAAGACCGGAATTGGCGAAGCCATCAAGGCTGTGGTCAAAGCAGGAAACCCGGTGCTTGGCATCTGCATCGGCTGCCAGATTATCCTCGAAGAAAGCGAAGAAGACGGTGGCGTCAAGACGCTTGGTCTCATTCCGGGTCGTGCTGTGCGTTTCAAGGATGAACCGGGCCTCAAGATTCCACACATGGGCTGGAACCAGGTAAACTTTACACGCGAACACCCGATTATGAAGGGCATCCGCAGTGGTTGCGACTTTTACTACGTGCATTCCTACTACCCGCAAGTTCCGGCTGAATACTCCTTTGCCGAAACGACTTACGGTACGCAGACTTTCACGGGACTCTTGGGCAAGGATAACTTAATCGCAAGCCAGTTCCATCAGGAAAAGAGTGGCGAGGTCGGCCTTGCCATGCTTAAGAATTTCTGCGACTGGAATATTTAG